One part of the Nymphaea colorata isolate Beijing-Zhang1983 chromosome 8, ASM883128v2, whole genome shotgun sequence genome encodes these proteins:
- the LOC126410285 gene encoding uncharacterized protein LOC126410285, which produces MSGSNNIALAARSSPTSYTKRNQARMPNATRNRPRPKCDHCGLLGHIKSRCYVLHGYPPNHPKATCSTSDSSKIEQAQQGRTSANNVKVNAVLSQLTEEQVSQLASWLNVDTSPAAANLAGPFVEEADWSG; this is translated from the exons ATGTCTGGATCTAATAACATAGCTCTTGCAGCTAGGTCTTCTCCTACATCATATACCAAACGGAATCAGGCAAGAATGCCTAATGCTACTCGCAATCGTCCTCGACCAAAGTGTGATCATTGTGGACTGCTTGGACATATAAAATCTCGATGTTATGTGCTTCATGGTTATCCTCCAAATCATCCTAAGGCTACATGTTCAACTAGTGATTCATCTAAAATTGAACAGGCGCAACAGGGAAGAACATCGGCAAACAATGTAAAAGTCAATGCTGTTTTGTCACAACTTACCGAAGAACAGGTCAGTCAATTGGCATCTTGGTTAAATGTTGATACTTCACCGGCTGCCGCTAATCTAGCAG GACCCTTTGTCGAGGAAGCTGATTGGAGTGGGTAA